In Negativicutes bacterium, a genomic segment contains:
- a CDS encoding rRNA pseudouridine synthase, with translation MERLQKIISKAGLASRREAEKMIVEGRVSVNGKVVTELGTKIDIKKDKVFVDNKKIAIENMVYLILHKPKGIVTTLKDEKGRMTVIDLIKDVPERVYPVGRLDYNTEGLLILTNDGELTNKLIHPSFKIYKTYIAKVKGIPAEEKLDILRVGVRLEDGITAPAKVNIIEIDKSTDSAKIEIVIHEGKNRQVRRMFEAIGCPVRSLKRIKFASLNLDGLARGKYRYLSENEIEALQRMK, from the coding sequence TTGGAACGTTTACAAAAGATAATTAGTAAAGCTGGACTTGCTTCAAGACGAGAAGCAGAGAAAATGATAGTCGAAGGAAGAGTTAGTGTAAATGGAAAAGTTGTCACTGAACTTGGAACTAAAATTGACATAAAAAAAGATAAAGTTTTTGTTGATAATAAAAAAATTGCGATAGAAAATATGGTTTATTTAATTTTACATAAACCTAAAGGAATAGTAACCACACTGAAGGATGAGAAAGGTCGAATGACCGTTATCGATTTGATAAAGGATGTACCGGAAAGAGTTTATCCGGTTGGTAGATTAGATTATAATACTGAAGGATTATTAATTTTAACCAATGATGGTGAGTTAACTAATAAATTAATTCATCCTAGCTTTAAAATCTATAAAACGTATATTGCCAAGGTGAAAGGAATTCCGGCAGAGGAAAAACTTGATATTTTAAGAGTAGGGGTTAGGCTGGAAGATGGAATTACCGCGCCTGCTAAAGTTAATATAATCGAAATTGATAAAAGTACTGATAGTGCTAAAATAGAGATCGTTATTCACGAAGGGAAAAATCGTCAAGTTAGAAGAATGTTTGAAGCGATTGGCTGTCCGGTTAGAAGCTTGAAACGCATAAAGTTTGCTTCACTTAATCTTGATGGATTAGCGCGTGGTAAATATCGTTATTTATCGGAAAATGAAATTGAAGCGTTACAGAGAATGAAATAG